Proteins encoded within one genomic window of Paenarthrobacter sp. JL.01a:
- the uvrB gene encoding excinuclease ABC subunit UvrB produces MSLAQEINRVVAPFEVVSDYKPAGDQPTAIAELTERIKNGEKDVVLLGATGTGKSATTAWLIEQVQRPTLVMVQNKTLAAQLANEFRELLPNNAVEYFVSYYDYYQPEAYVAQTDTFIEKDSSINEEVERLRHSATNALLTRRDVVVVATVSCIYGLGTPEEYIAGMVTLRKGAEMNRDHLLRKFVSMQYARNDTDFHRGTFRVRGDTVEIIPMYEELAIRIEFFGDEIENIQTLHPLTGEVIRDEEEMYVFPASHYVAGPERMARAIKRIEDELADRLKVLEAQNKLVEAQRLRMRTTYDLEMMQQMGFCNGIENYSVHIDGRDPGTAPHCLLDYFPDDFLLVVDESHVTIPQIGAMYEGDMSRKRNLVDFGFRLPSAMDNRPLKWDEFLERIGQTVYLSATPGKYELGKADGYVQQIIRPTGLIDPEVVVKPTKGQIDDLLGEIRIRTEKNERVLVTTLTKRMAEDLTDYLVGHGIKVEYLHSDVDTLRRVELLRELRMGVFDVLVGINLLREGLDLPEVSLVSILDADKEGFLRSSTSLIQTIGRAARNVSGQVHMYADKITDSMAHAIDETNRRRAIQVKYNTDHGIDPQPLRKKIADITDQLAKEDADTQELLNNNRLAKGGKRGKSAAKGAATVRQDGLAAAPAEDLVGLIEQLTEQMHGAAAELQFEVAARIRDEVKELKRELRQMQTAGHA; encoded by the coding sequence ATGAGCCTTGCCCAGGAAATCAACCGTGTCGTAGCGCCCTTTGAAGTTGTCAGTGACTACAAGCCTGCCGGTGACCAGCCAACCGCCATCGCGGAGCTGACCGAACGCATCAAGAACGGTGAGAAGGACGTAGTCCTCCTGGGTGCCACCGGAACGGGTAAGAGTGCCACCACGGCCTGGCTCATCGAGCAGGTCCAGCGGCCTACGCTGGTGATGGTCCAGAACAAGACCCTTGCCGCGCAATTGGCCAACGAATTCCGGGAGCTCCTGCCAAACAACGCGGTTGAGTACTTCGTGTCCTACTACGACTACTACCAGCCCGAAGCCTACGTCGCCCAGACTGACACGTTCATCGAAAAGGACTCCTCCATCAACGAGGAAGTCGAACGCCTGCGCCACTCCGCAACCAACGCCCTGTTGACCCGCCGCGACGTCGTGGTGGTGGCCACGGTCTCCTGCATCTACGGCCTGGGCACGCCTGAAGAGTACATTGCCGGCATGGTCACGCTGCGCAAGGGTGCGGAGATGAACCGCGACCATCTCCTGCGCAAGTTCGTCTCCATGCAGTACGCGCGCAACGACACGGACTTCCACCGGGGAACCTTCCGGGTCCGTGGGGACACCGTCGAGATCATTCCGATGTACGAGGAACTTGCCATCAGGATCGAGTTCTTCGGTGACGAGATCGAGAACATCCAGACCCTCCACCCCCTGACCGGTGAGGTCATCCGGGACGAGGAAGAGATGTACGTTTTCCCGGCGTCGCACTATGTCGCGGGGCCCGAACGCATGGCCCGGGCCATCAAGCGGATTGAAGACGAACTCGCCGACCGCTTGAAGGTCCTCGAAGCCCAGAACAAGCTGGTGGAGGCACAGCGCCTGCGTATGCGCACCACCTATGACCTCGAAATGATGCAGCAGATGGGCTTCTGCAACGGTATTGAAAACTACTCGGTGCACATCGACGGCCGCGATCCCGGCACGGCACCGCACTGCCTCCTTGATTACTTCCCGGATGACTTCCTGCTGGTGGTCGACGAGTCGCACGTCACCATTCCCCAGATCGGTGCAATGTACGAAGGCGACATGTCCCGCAAGCGCAACCTTGTGGACTTCGGCTTCCGTTTGCCCTCGGCCATGGACAACCGGCCGCTGAAATGGGACGAGTTCCTCGAACGTATCGGCCAGACCGTCTACCTCTCGGCCACACCAGGCAAGTACGAACTCGGCAAGGCCGACGGCTACGTCCAGCAGATCATCCGTCCCACCGGACTCATCGATCCCGAGGTCGTGGTCAAACCCACCAAGGGCCAGATCGACGACCTCCTTGGCGAGATCCGGATCCGCACGGAGAAGAACGAGCGTGTCCTCGTGACCACGCTGACCAAGCGGATGGCGGAGGATCTCACCGATTACCTGGTGGGCCATGGCATCAAGGTCGAATACCTGCACTCCGACGTTGATACCTTGAGGCGCGTGGAGTTGCTCCGTGAGCTCCGGATGGGCGTCTTCGATGTCCTGGTGGGCATCAACTTGTTGAGGGAAGGTTTGGACCTGCCCGAAGTCTCCCTGGTGAGCATCCTCGACGCCGACAAGGAAGGCTTCCTGCGTTCCTCCACCTCCCTGATCCAGACCATCGGCCGTGCCGCCCGTAACGTCTCAGGCCAGGTCCACATGTATGCCGACAAGATCACCGACTCGATGGCACACGCCATTGATGAGACGAACCGGCGCCGTGCCATCCAGGTCAAGTACAACACCGACCACGGCATCGATCCGCAGCCGTTGCGCAAGAAGATTGCCGACATCACGGACCAATTGGCCAAGGAAGACGCCGATACCCAGGAACTGCTGAACAACAACCGGCTGGCCAAGGGCGGAAAACGTGGCAAGTCCGCAGCCAAGGGAGCGGCAACTGTCCGGCAGGACGGCCTCGCCGCTGCGCCTGCCGAGGATCTGGTGGGGCTCATCGAACAGCTCACGGAACAGATGCACGGTGCCGCTGCCGAACTGCAGTTCGAAGTAGCTGCAAGGATCCGCGACGAAGTCAAGGAGTTGAAGCGCGAATTACGCCAGATGCAGACCGCCGGCCACGCCTAG
- a CDS encoding TerC family protein: MELPVWFEVGSFVVLGIILLIDLLLVVKRPHEPSMKEAGLWVAFYVALAMVFAGAMFYFTGPEYGSQFIAGWVTEYSLSIDNLFVFIIIMARFAVPRKYQQEVLMVGIIIALVLRGIFIALGAVVIEQFSWVFYIFGAFLLWTAWKQAKDSGEDEEEGAENPLIGRLRKVLPMSEKFDGGKLRTTVDGKKVFTPMLIVFVTIGLTDLLFAVDSIPAIFGLTQSAFIVFTANIFALMGLRQLYFLLGGLMTRLVYLKHALSVILAFIGVKLVLHAMHVNELPFINGGHHIEWAPEIPTYVSLAVIVGTIVVAVVASLLSPAARQAKLDARLEEDARKSMSEAE, from the coding sequence ATGGAGCTCCCTGTCTGGTTCGAGGTCGGCTCGTTCGTCGTCCTTGGAATTATCCTGCTGATCGACCTGCTTTTGGTGGTCAAGCGTCCCCACGAACCCTCAATGAAGGAAGCCGGCCTCTGGGTCGCCTTCTACGTGGCCTTGGCCATGGTGTTCGCCGGAGCCATGTTCTACTTCACGGGTCCCGAGTACGGCAGCCAGTTCATCGCGGGCTGGGTCACTGAGTACAGTCTCAGCATCGACAACCTGTTCGTCTTCATCATCATCATGGCCCGCTTCGCTGTGCCCCGTAAGTACCAGCAGGAAGTGCTGATGGTGGGCATCATCATCGCGTTGGTCCTCCGTGGCATTTTCATCGCCCTCGGCGCCGTGGTCATCGAGCAGTTCAGCTGGGTGTTCTACATCTTCGGAGCCTTCCTGTTGTGGACCGCCTGGAAGCAGGCAAAGGACTCCGGTGAAGACGAAGAAGAGGGTGCCGAAAACCCCTTGATCGGACGCCTTCGCAAGGTTCTTCCGATGTCGGAAAAGTTCGACGGCGGCAAGTTGCGGACCACCGTTGACGGCAAGAAGGTCTTCACCCCCATGCTGATCGTCTTCGTGACCATCGGCCTGACTGACCTCCTGTTCGCCGTCGACTCGATACCCGCGATTTTCGGCCTCACCCAGAGCGCCTTCATCGTCTTCACGGCCAACATCTTCGCCCTGATGGGTCTGCGCCAGCTGTACTTCCTGCTGGGCGGCCTCATGACCCGCCTGGTGTACCTGAAGCACGCCTTGTCGGTGATCCTGGCGTTCATCGGCGTCAAGCTGGTCCTGCACGCCATGCACGTCAACGAACTTCCGTTCATCAACGGCGGGCACCACATCGAATGGGCGCCGGAGATTCCCACCTATGTGTCGCTCGCGGTCATCGTCGGAACGATCGTCGTGGCAGTCGTGGCAAGCCTGCTCAGCCCGGCGGCCCGCCAGGCCAAGCTGGACGCCCGGCTGGAAGAAGACGCACGAAAGAGCATGAGCGAAGCAGAGTAA
- a CDS encoding MFS transporter, with translation MTTSPTTALDPHRVQRRTVFLLSASQLLSGVGNGATLSIGSLLAVDLSGSEAWAGSITTVLTLAAAIAALPLARLAEARGRRVGLVTGLVAAMMGALLFIVAVMTRSFPILILGAALLGLGTAANLQARFAAVDLAEPERRGRSLSTVVWAITIGAVAGPNLIQPGAVVGQALGLPPIAGPFVFSAGGLLLASVLLFLGLRPDPLLLARRLATAANGNDSGGPTPRGTVASGLRAVRASRRAVLSLAAVVAAHGVMVAVMSMTPLHLQQLVAGSHEGHHGGSTDDTDALVVIGLTISLHIAGMFALSPLWGWLTDRAGRLQTIAIGHGMLLLAVLIAGLGQDQPALVTAGLVLLGLGWSAATIAGSTMLAESVSPDSRVTVQGVSDTLMGAAGAVGGATSGLLLAWIGYTGLNVASSVVVAAVLVLALAAALRARAGVTIN, from the coding sequence GTGACTACCTCCCCAACTACGGCGCTGGACCCACACAGGGTCCAGCGCCGTACTGTTTTCCTGCTCAGTGCGTCCCAATTGCTCAGCGGTGTCGGAAACGGCGCCACCCTGTCCATCGGCTCATTGCTCGCCGTCGACCTCTCCGGATCTGAAGCGTGGGCCGGTTCCATCACGACGGTGCTGACGCTGGCGGCAGCCATTGCTGCCCTTCCCCTGGCACGGCTGGCAGAGGCCCGCGGGCGACGCGTGGGTCTGGTCACTGGCCTGGTCGCGGCAATGATGGGAGCACTGCTCTTCATCGTGGCCGTGATGACCAGGTCCTTCCCCATCCTGATACTGGGTGCCGCGTTGCTGGGTCTGGGCACAGCGGCGAACCTCCAAGCACGCTTTGCGGCCGTGGACCTCGCAGAGCCGGAACGTCGGGGCAGGTCGTTGTCCACGGTTGTCTGGGCAATAACCATCGGAGCCGTTGCCGGGCCAAACCTCATTCAGCCGGGCGCCGTTGTGGGGCAGGCCCTGGGCCTGCCTCCCATCGCCGGGCCCTTTGTCTTCTCGGCCGGGGGCCTGCTGCTGGCCTCGGTCCTTCTGTTCCTGGGTCTAAGGCCGGACCCTTTGTTGCTTGCCCGGAGGCTGGCGACGGCTGCGAACGGTAATGACTCCGGGGGTCCCACTCCAAGGGGAACGGTGGCGTCCGGCTTGCGCGCCGTCCGTGCGTCCCGGCGGGCCGTGTTGTCGCTCGCTGCAGTGGTCGCCGCCCATGGGGTGATGGTGGCCGTCATGTCCATGACGCCCCTTCACCTTCAGCAGCTGGTAGCGGGATCGCACGAAGGCCACCACGGCGGAAGCACCGACGACACAGACGCCTTGGTGGTCATCGGGCTTACCATCTCGCTGCACATAGCCGGCATGTTCGCTCTGTCTCCGCTGTGGGGATGGCTGACGGACAGGGCAGGACGCCTCCAGACGATTGCAATCGGCCACGGCATGCTTCTGCTGGCAGTACTCATCGCGGGCCTGGGGCAGGACCAACCCGCGCTGGTTACTGCGGGATTGGTCCTGCTCGGCCTGGGATGGTCGGCGGCGACCATTGCCGGCTCCACGATGCTTGCCGAGAGCGTGAGCCCGGACTCCCGGGTCACAGTCCAGGGAGTCTCAGACACCTTGATGGGTGCCGCGGGAGCCGTCGGCGGCGCAACCTCCGGTCTCCTTCTGGCGTGGATCGGCTACACGGGGCTCAACGTCGCCTCAAGCGTCGTCGTCGCGGCGGTCCTTGTCCTGGCACTTGCCGCGGCCCTTCGCGCCCGTGCCGGCGTAACCATCAACTGA
- a CDS encoding alpha/beta hydrolase, which yields MAETHSSTPEHTIRARHEFRGVRTAEHYFTVPLVHSPANNWESGETITVFAREYSSTAHTAEDAAKLPWLLFLQGGPGGRGNRITSLAGWMKAAARDFRILMLDQRGTGLSTPVEQRSLELRGDAAAQAEYLTNFRADSIVADAEFIRGVLGSGPWSVMGQSFGGFCALTYLSFAPAGLREVLITGGLAPLEGPADRVYQATFKRVAARNAEYFRWYPEDREKVTKIVRHLERTPEFLASGERLTPERFQMVGSFLGGNTRVDSLHYLLEDAFIETLDGQRLSETFLEQVRSLVSRAANPLYAVLHESIYGRGEATNWAAWRVLEEYPEFQPGAEQPLLTGEMVYPWYFEQDPALVPLHDVAELLAARKDWESLYDTAMLATNTVPVAAAVYKDDIYVDHDLSLETAAAVRGLQPWVTAEFHHDGIAEDGEGIFNRLLGMVRGGQ from the coding sequence GTGGCTGAGACGCACTCATCCACCCCGGAGCACACCATCCGGGCCCGCCACGAATTCCGCGGTGTGCGCACGGCAGAGCACTATTTCACGGTGCCCTTGGTGCATTCACCCGCAAACAACTGGGAAAGCGGCGAAACGATCACAGTCTTCGCCCGGGAATACTCCTCCACCGCACACACGGCAGAGGATGCGGCAAAGCTTCCGTGGTTGCTGTTCCTGCAGGGTGGTCCTGGCGGCAGGGGGAACCGGATCACGTCCCTGGCTGGCTGGATGAAAGCGGCGGCAAGGGATTTCCGCATCCTGATGCTCGACCAACGCGGCACGGGTCTTTCCACTCCTGTTGAACAGCGGTCGCTGGAACTCCGCGGAGATGCGGCAGCCCAGGCTGAGTACCTTACGAACTTCCGCGCCGATTCCATCGTTGCCGACGCCGAGTTCATCCGTGGTGTCCTCGGCTCAGGTCCCTGGAGCGTCATGGGCCAGAGCTTTGGCGGGTTCTGCGCATTGACTTATCTGTCCTTCGCCCCTGCCGGCTTGCGCGAAGTCCTCATCACCGGCGGCCTGGCTCCCCTGGAGGGACCAGCAGACCGCGTTTACCAGGCGACCTTCAAACGTGTTGCCGCCCGCAACGCAGAGTACTTCCGGTGGTATCCCGAAGACCGTGAAAAGGTCACAAAGATCGTCCGGCACCTGGAGCGGACACCTGAGTTCCTAGCCAGCGGTGAAAGATTGACCCCGGAACGGTTCCAAATGGTGGGTTCGTTCCTGGGTGGCAACACAAGGGTGGATTCGCTGCATTACCTCCTGGAAGATGCCTTCATCGAAACCCTCGATGGTCAACGGCTCTCAGAAACGTTCCTTGAGCAGGTGCGCAGCCTCGTCAGCCGGGCCGCCAATCCTCTCTACGCCGTGCTGCACGAATCAATCTACGGCCGAGGCGAAGCCACCAACTGGGCTGCCTGGCGGGTGTTGGAGGAATACCCCGAGTTCCAGCCGGGAGCCGAGCAGCCCCTGCTCACCGGAGAGATGGTCTATCCCTGGTACTTCGAGCAGGATCCCGCACTCGTACCCCTGCATGACGTTGCAGAGCTCCTCGCGGCACGCAAGGACTGGGAGTCCCTGTACGACACAGCAATGTTGGCAACGAACACTGTTCCCGTTGCTGCTGCCGTATACAAGGACGATATCTACGTGGACCACGACCTGTCACTTGAAACCGCCGCTGCCGTCCGTGGACTCCAGCCATGGGTCACCGCGGAATTCCACCACGACGGCATCGCCGAAGACGGCGAAGGGATCTTCAACCGGCTCCTTGGCATGGTACGCGGAGGGCAGTGA
- a CDS encoding GNAT family N-acetyltransferase: MSVIRHATVEDVPAILRMIHDLAIYEKEPDAVKNTPEKLTEVLFGENPRVYATIAENAAGTVQGFALWFLNYSTWEGVHGIYLEDLYVEPDARGEGHGKALLQHLAATAVERGYARVEWSVLNWNEPSINFYKKLGAFPMEEWSTFRLTGEALESFGATTVQAQESFARG; this comes from the coding sequence ATGAGTGTAATCCGCCACGCTACCGTTGAAGACGTCCCTGCGATCCTGCGTATGATCCACGATCTTGCGATCTACGAAAAGGAGCCGGATGCCGTCAAGAACACACCGGAGAAGCTCACTGAAGTGCTCTTTGGCGAGAACCCGCGGGTCTACGCCACGATCGCGGAAAACGCAGCCGGAACCGTGCAGGGATTTGCCCTGTGGTTCCTGAATTACTCCACCTGGGAAGGCGTCCACGGGATCTACCTTGAGGACCTCTACGTCGAACCCGACGCCCGTGGCGAAGGACACGGCAAGGCGCTCCTGCAGCACCTGGCCGCGACCGCCGTCGAACGTGGCTACGCCCGCGTTGAATGGAGCGTCCTGAACTGGAACGAGCCCTCCATCAACTTCTACAAGAAGCTGGGCGCTTTTCCCATGGAGGAATGGTCCACGTTCCGCCTCACCGGAGAGGCCTTGGAATCGTTTGGGGCAACAACCGTCCAGGCTCAGGAGTCGTTTGCCCGTGGCTGA
- a CDS encoding CoA transferase translates to MTGLRTWWDGDLDVEGLAMGSVQAAATALGALTGFGGRYCVSSGSVAASFDSLGHLRINGAKPHGFAPASGFRRTSDGWIRLHANYPHHAVRLMEALDASTPQDVDEALLAMTSLAAEDAINGNRGVAAAVRTRAEWLASPMHAAIRNDPWIAFEPAPASPALGRPSTWRPSTDPFRPLAGLRVLDLTRVIAGPTATRFLGALGADVLRIDPPQLPELEEAFVDGGFDKRSAVADVEDPAQLEVIRALVGAADVVVSGYRNGSLDRFGLGAEALLADKPDLVVATLSAWGREGPWQRRRGFDSLVQAACGIAEVYGQEDDGGWKPGALPVQALDHATGYGVAAAVLALLAHRLGTGTGGIAALSLARTAEELFSLPAADGADAAGALQPPDERECASLYGRLRFVEPPLMVDGAPLEYRRPPVRYGSSALVWRQDDQLLLVSSDA, encoded by the coding sequence GTGACTGGGTTGCGAACCTGGTGGGACGGAGACCTGGACGTAGAGGGCCTGGCTATGGGTTCGGTCCAGGCCGCGGCGACTGCCCTTGGAGCCCTGACAGGATTCGGCGGGCGCTATTGCGTGTCATCCGGGTCTGTTGCTGCCTCCTTCGATTCACTGGGGCACCTGAGGATCAACGGGGCCAAGCCGCACGGGTTCGCTCCGGCGTCGGGCTTCCGGCGGACCTCCGACGGCTGGATCCGCCTGCATGCCAACTATCCCCACCACGCTGTCCGGCTCATGGAAGCGCTTGATGCCTCAACGCCGCAGGATGTGGACGAGGCTCTGCTCGCCATGACGTCGCTTGCGGCGGAGGATGCCATCAACGGCAACCGTGGCGTCGCGGCTGCCGTCCGAACCCGCGCTGAGTGGCTCGCGTCGCCAATGCATGCGGCAATCAGAAACGACCCATGGATCGCCTTCGAGCCCGCTCCGGCTTCGCCCGCCCTTGGCCGGCCCAGTACGTGGCGCCCGTCCACGGACCCGTTCCGGCCTCTCGCCGGACTGAGGGTCCTTGACCTCACGCGCGTCATAGCAGGTCCAACAGCCACAAGGTTCCTGGGAGCCCTGGGGGCCGACGTCCTGCGGATTGACCCGCCGCAGCTTCCGGAATTGGAGGAGGCGTTTGTCGACGGCGGATTCGACAAACGCTCCGCCGTGGCTGATGTCGAAGATCCAGCCCAGCTGGAGGTCATCCGTGCCCTCGTAGGCGCCGCGGATGTCGTGGTGTCGGGCTACCGCAACGGAAGCCTGGACAGATTCGGTCTCGGAGCTGAGGCCCTGTTAGCCGATAAGCCAGATCTGGTGGTCGCAACATTGTCCGCCTGGGGAAGAGAGGGACCCTGGCAACGGCGGCGGGGCTTTGACAGCTTGGTGCAGGCGGCTTGCGGTATCGCTGAGGTTTACGGTCAAGAGGACGACGGCGGGTGGAAGCCTGGAGCGCTGCCGGTCCAGGCCCTTGACCACGCCACGGGCTACGGAGTGGCCGCCGCCGTCCTGGCACTTTTGGCCCACAGGCTCGGGACGGGGACCGGAGGGATCGCCGCGCTCTCGTTGGCGCGGACTGCAGAGGAACTCTTCAGTTTGCCCGCTGCTGATGGAGCAGATGCAGCAGGCGCCCTGCAGCCCCCGGATGAACGGGAGTGCGCGAGCCTTTATGGCCGGCTCCGGTTCGTGGAGCCACCGTTGATGGTAGACGGCGCGCCACTGGAATACCGGCGGCCGCCGGTCCGCTATGGATCTTCTGCCTTGGTTTGGCGCCAGGACGACCAGTTGCTCCTAGTAAGCTCGGATGCATGA
- a CDS encoding DEAD/DEAH box helicase, with the protein MKLLEQLPGSTATGPLDPDEIYRRFVEWTESRGLQLYPAQDEAIMELASGANVILATPTGSGKSLVAIAAHFEAMARGQRSYYTAPIKALVSEKFFALCEIFGAENVGMITGDSGVNQDAPIICCTAEILANIALREGSTAELGSVIIDEFHFYSDPQRGWAWQVPLLLLPQAQFLLMSATLGDVTRFETGLTELTGRPTTTVSSAERPIPLHYYYHLTPVHESLEELLATKQVPVYVVHFSQAEAIERAQNLMSINMCSRDEKDRIAELIAGFRFAAGFGKTLNRLVRHGIGVHHAGMLPKYRRLVEQLAQAGLLKVICGTDTLGVGINVPIRTVLLTALSKYDGVRTRSLNSREFHQIAGRAGRAGYDTAGTVVVQAPEHVVENTKAMAKATAKFGDDQKKLRQVVKKKPPEGFVSWGEPTFKKLVESIPEPLTSSFTVTHAMLLNLMERPGDPFQATRRLLSENHESRPSQLRLMKKALGIYRELLAAGVVERIPEEEQEAEGRSVRLTVHLQPNFALNQPLSPFALAALELLDPESPSYALDVVSVIESTLEKPRQILSAQQKKARGEAVAAMKADGIEYEQRMAMLDEVTYPMPLAEILGEAFEVYRKAAPWVGDFELAPKSIIRDMYERAMNFGEFVQFYGLARSEGIVLRYLADGFRALRQTVPQDLLRNDLEDLIAWLGELVRQVDSSLLDEWEELTAGLAPTPHDAPPPPPPLLTSNIRAFRVMVRNEMFRRVELFADEDSAALGELDADAGWDAERWEDVLDDYFDEHDDIGTGPDARGPGLLIITEEPGLWRVRQIFDDPAGNHDWGISAEVDLAASDENGTAVVRVTDINRL; encoded by the coding sequence ATGAAACTTCTTGAGCAGCTTCCCGGTTCCACCGCCACAGGTCCCTTGGACCCGGACGAGATCTACAGACGCTTCGTGGAGTGGACTGAGAGCCGCGGGCTGCAGCTGTACCCCGCCCAGGACGAGGCGATCATGGAGCTCGCCTCCGGCGCCAACGTCATCCTTGCCACCCCTACCGGATCCGGTAAGTCACTGGTGGCCATTGCCGCGCATTTCGAGGCCATGGCCCGCGGGCAACGCAGTTACTACACGGCGCCGATCAAGGCACTGGTGTCGGAGAAGTTCTTCGCTTTATGCGAGATCTTCGGTGCCGAAAACGTAGGCATGATCACCGGTGACTCGGGTGTGAACCAGGATGCCCCGATCATCTGCTGCACGGCGGAGATTCTCGCCAACATCGCTTTGCGCGAAGGCTCAACTGCCGAACTCGGCTCAGTGATCATTGACGAGTTCCACTTCTACTCCGATCCGCAGCGCGGCTGGGCGTGGCAGGTGCCGCTCCTGTTACTCCCCCAGGCCCAGTTCCTCCTGATGTCGGCCACCCTGGGCGATGTCACCCGCTTCGAAACCGGCCTGACTGAGCTGACCGGCCGTCCCACGACGACGGTGAGCTCGGCGGAGCGGCCCATTCCGCTCCACTACTACTACCACCTCACCCCGGTTCACGAGAGCCTGGAAGAGTTGCTCGCCACCAAACAGGTTCCTGTCTACGTGGTGCACTTCAGCCAGGCCGAGGCCATCGAGCGTGCCCAGAATCTCATGAGCATCAACATGTGCAGCCGGGACGAAAAGGACCGCATCGCCGAGTTGATCGCAGGATTCCGTTTCGCCGCTGGGTTCGGAAAGACACTGAACAGGCTCGTCCGGCACGGTATCGGCGTCCACCACGCCGGAATGCTCCCCAAATACCGGCGGTTGGTGGAGCAATTGGCCCAAGCAGGCCTGCTGAAAGTCATTTGCGGTACGGACACCTTGGGCGTGGGCATCAATGTTCCGATCAGGACAGTGCTTTTGACCGCGTTGAGCAAATACGACGGCGTACGCACCAGGTCGCTTAACTCCCGTGAGTTCCACCAGATTGCCGGCCGCGCCGGACGTGCCGGATACGACACCGCCGGCACCGTCGTGGTCCAGGCACCCGAGCACGTGGTGGAGAACACCAAGGCCATGGCGAAGGCAACAGCCAAGTTCGGCGATGACCAGAAAAAACTCCGTCAAGTGGTGAAGAAGAAGCCGCCTGAAGGATTCGTTTCCTGGGGCGAGCCGACGTTCAAGAAACTTGTTGAATCCATTCCCGAGCCGTTGACATCCAGTTTCACGGTGACACATGCCATGCTGCTGAACCTCATGGAACGTCCAGGCGACCCCTTCCAGGCAACACGGCGGTTGCTCAGCGAAAACCATGAAAGCCGGCCTTCCCAGCTCAGGCTTATGAAGAAGGCCCTGGGGATCTACCGGGAGCTGCTGGCGGCCGGGGTGGTTGAACGCATTCCGGAGGAAGAGCAGGAAGCTGAAGGACGCTCGGTTCGGCTGACAGTCCATTTGCAACCCAACTTCGCCCTTAACCAGCCGTTGTCTCCCTTTGCCCTTGCCGCCCTGGAACTGCTGGATCCCGAGTCGCCCTCCTACGCCCTGGACGTGGTTTCGGTGATTGAGTCGACCCTCGAGAAGCCAAGGCAGATTCTTTCCGCGCAGCAGAAGAAGGCCCGCGGGGAAGCTGTTGCCGCAATGAAGGCTGACGGCATCGAATACGAGCAGCGCATGGCCATGTTGGATGAAGTGACTTATCCCATGCCGTTGGCGGAGATTCTTGGCGAGGCCTTCGAGGTTTACCGGAAGGCTGCGCCGTGGGTTGGGGACTTCGAACTCGCCCCCAAGTCCATCATCCGGGACATGTACGAACGCGCCATGAATTTCGGTGAGTTCGTCCAGTTCTATGGGCTTGCACGCTCCGAGGGTATCGTCCTGCGGTACCTCGCTGACGGTTTCCGAGCACTGCGGCAGACCGTTCCCCAGGATTTATTGCGGAACGACCTCGAAGACCTGATTGCGTGGCTGGGAGAACTGGTGCGCCAAGTGGACTCCAGCCTCCTGGATGAATGGGAGGAGCTGACCGCCGGGCTGGCCCCCACCCCGCATGACGCACCACCTCCCCCGCCTCCACTGCTGACGTCCAACATCCGGGCCTTCCGGGTGATGGTCCGGAACGAGATGTTCCGCAGGGTGGAACTGTTCGCTGACGAGGATTCAGCCGCCTTGGGCGAACTTGATGCCGACGCCGGCTGGGATGCTGAGCGCTGGGAAGACGTGCTGGACGACTACTTCGACGAACACGACGACATCGGCACAGGACCGGACGCCCGTGGGCCGGGATTGCTGATCATCACCGAGGAGCCGGGGCTGTGGAGGGTCCGGCAGATCTTCGATGACCCGGCCGGAAACCACGACTGGGGCATCTCGGCCGAGGTGGACCTCGCGGCATCCGATGAGAATGGCACGGCCGTGGTGCGCGTGACCGACATCAACAGGCTCTGA
- a CDS encoding trans-aconitate 2-methyltransferase, with protein MKWDPSKYAEFGNHRDRPFQDLVGRIQATDPHQVVDLGCGPGNLTATLAERWPEARVVGLDSSGEMLAKAAPLAEKFGGLEFTQRDIADWSPDGNTDVVVTNAALQWVPGHQEMLGGWLSALKPGAWFAMQVPGNFSSASHSLMRELAESSRWRQQLAGVLRHDGVVGTPADYLGIMLDAGCSADAWETTYLQVLQGEDPVLEWVRGTGLRPVLAVLTAPDAAAFEKEYAALLREAYPPTGHGTVYPFRRIFAVARKNA; from the coding sequence GTGAAGTGGGATCCGTCCAAGTACGCGGAGTTCGGCAACCATCGGGACCGGCCGTTCCAGGACCTGGTTGGAAGAATCCAGGCAACGGATCCCCACCAGGTGGTGGATCTTGGGTGCGGTCCCGGAAACCTGACAGCAACCTTGGCAGAACGTTGGCCCGAGGCGCGCGTCGTGGGCCTCGATTCATCCGGCGAAATGCTTGCCAAGGCCGCCCCGCTGGCAGAAAAGTTTGGCGGGCTGGAGTTCACGCAGCGTGATATCGCCGACTGGAGCCCGGACGGCAATACCGACGTCGTGGTCACCAACGCGGCCCTTCAATGGGTTCCCGGACACCAGGAGATGCTTGGCGGTTGGCTTTCGGCGTTGAAGCCCGGGGCCTGGTTCGCCATGCAGGTTCCGGGGAATTTCAGCTCAGCCTCCCACTCGCTGATGCGCGAATTGGCCGAAAGCTCCCGTTGGAGGCAGCAACTGGCAGGAGTCCTCCGGCACGACGGCGTTGTCGGCACTCCTGCGGACTACTTGGGCATCATGCTCGACGCCGGTTGCTCGGCTGACGCTTGGGAGACCACCTACCTGCAGGTACTGCAAGGCGAGGACCCGGTGCTGGAATGGGTGAGGGGGACAGGACTTCGCCCAGTCCTGGCTGTCTTGACGGCTCCCGATGCGGCCGCCTTCGAAAAGGAGTACGCGGCGTTGCTTCGCGAGGCGTACCCGCCAACAGGCCACGGAACGGTGTACCCCTTCCGTCGAATTTTCGCGGTTGCGAGGAAAAACGCGTGA